In Pseudomonas sp. GCEP-101, one DNA window encodes the following:
- a CDS encoding DUF1795 domain-containing protein, whose product MSLYRLNEADLDIPDAWQDQSINIFKLPANGPAREASFVISRDASQGDASFAEYVSGQLANAEKQLPGFKLYKRWDFNIHGHAAVMLDYQWQREGRDLMLRQVFIERRPAVLITTLTTTPYDLPHHEAAWKQAMQSLVPQPTTV is encoded by the coding sequence TTGTCGCTCTATCGCCTCAACGAAGCGGACCTGGATATTCCCGATGCCTGGCAGGACCAGAGCATCAACATCTTCAAGCTGCCCGCCAATGGCCCGGCCCGCGAAGCCAGCTTCGTCATCAGCCGGGACGCCAGCCAGGGCGACGCCTCGTTCGCCGAGTACGTCAGCGGTCAACTGGCCAATGCCGAAAAGCAGTTGCCGGGGTTCAAGCTGTACAAGCGCTGGGACTTCAACATCCATGGCCACGCCGCGGTGATGCTGGACTACCAGTGGCAGCGCGAAGGCCGTGACCTGATGCTGCGCCAGGTGTTCATCGAACGCCGTCCGGCGGTGCTGATCACCACCCTCACCACCACGCCCTACGACCTGCCGCACCATGAAGCGGCCTGGAAGCAGGCGATGCAGAGCCTGGTACCCCAGCCGACCACCGTTTGA
- a CDS encoding PAAR domain-containing protein, with translation MDAQAAARLGDEIAHGFGVAAMVAGAVAGALIGAAVVAATAATGGLAAVIIAGSIAAGGLSMFQIVKGLTTIFELPEPTTGVLIRGSFNVYVNSRNAMRAGDDASSSCTGLPLNHPMWPFPVVIAEGSATVYINGKPAARLQSKMVCGAHIKTGSKNTFIGGPTERVAFVLDLEEWLHTGLEALGIVAALGGLVLAAMAGLAALGTFVGIGALMMGGMTLLGELGDRLGPGYRDLLQGVAGMALLGLSPKLARRAALEEPPPKTQVPKGFDEVYAKAPAAKAEIDGVADELAAQYGGKVAKAPIKSQARAIEKINGDYKGDPTKIKDLARNTIIVEGDKVNTVAGELASRGAKVKVIDGASDPLGYSGVNSTMNTKAGIPGEIQVNSPEMIYAKESEPMARVLLGDDAYNAVAAKTDVPGGLGHKYYEEWRVLDPKSPEAQAIAEKSRAYYDAVRTGNGN, from the coding sequence ATGGATGCGCAAGCTGCAGCACGCCTGGGCGATGAGATCGCCCATGGTTTCGGCGTCGCCGCGATGGTCGCGGGCGCGGTCGCCGGGGCCCTGATCGGCGCCGCGGTAGTCGCCGCCACGGCCGCCACCGGTGGCCTGGCGGCGGTGATCATCGCCGGTTCGATCGCCGCGGGCGGCCTGTCGATGTTCCAGATCGTCAAGGGCCTGACCACCATCTTCGAGTTGCCCGAGCCCACGACCGGGGTGCTCATACGGGGCAGCTTCAATGTCTACGTGAACAGCCGCAACGCGATGCGCGCGGGCGACGATGCGTCGTCCAGCTGCACCGGGCTGCCGCTGAACCACCCGATGTGGCCGTTCCCGGTGGTGATCGCCGAAGGCAGCGCCACGGTGTACATCAACGGCAAGCCCGCCGCGCGGCTGCAGAGCAAGATGGTCTGTGGCGCGCACATCAAGACCGGCAGCAAGAACACCTTCATCGGCGGCCCGACTGAGCGCGTGGCCTTCGTCCTCGACCTCGAGGAATGGTTGCACACCGGGCTGGAGGCGCTGGGCATCGTCGCCGCGCTGGGCGGCCTGGTGCTGGCGGCGATGGCGGGCCTGGCAGCACTGGGCACGTTCGTCGGCATCGGCGCCCTGATGATGGGCGGCATGACCCTGCTGGGCGAACTCGGCGACCGTCTCGGCCCCGGTTACCGCGACCTGCTGCAGGGCGTGGCCGGCATGGCGCTGCTGGGGCTGAGCCCGAAGCTGGCGCGGCGGGCTGCGCTGGAGGAGCCGCCGCCGAAGACGCAGGTGCCCAAGGGCTTCGACGAGGTCTACGCCAAGGCGCCGGCGGCCAAGGCCGAGATCGACGGCGTGGCCGACGAGTTGGCGGCGCAGTACGGCGGCAAGGTCGCCAAGGCGCCGATCAAGTCGCAGGCGCGGGCCATCGAGAAGATCAACGGCGATTACAAGGGCGACCCGACCAAGATCAAGGACCTGGCGCGCAACACCATCATCGTCGAGGGCGACAAGGTCAACACGGTCGCTGGCGAACTGGCCAGCCGTGGCGCCAAGGTCAAGGTCATCGACGGCGCCAGCGACCCGCTGGGCTACAGCGGGGTGAACTCGACGATGAACACCAAGGCCGGGATACCCGGCGAGATCCAGGTCAACTCGCCGGAGATGATCTACGCCAAGGAGTCCGAGCCCATGGCCCGCGTGCTGCTGGGCGACGACGCCTACAACGCGGTCGCGGCGAAGACTGATGTGCCCGGCGGCCTGGGGCACAAGTACTATGAGGAATGGCGGGTGCTCGATCCGAAGTCACCCGAGGCCCAGGCCATCGCCGAAAAGAGCCGGGCCTACTACGACGCCGTGAGGACGGGAAATGGGAATTGA